From a region of the Rhodococcus sp. 4CII genome:
- a CDS encoding metallopeptidase TldD-related protein yields MIAPQQLVEQVLARATVDETIVIVTDASEAALRWAGNSMTTNGVSTSRSWTVISIVRAGEDAKVGIVTSASVDAADIDGVVRSAEIAARAATPASDAMPLLTGSGTDEHWETPAERTEIGAFEQLAQDLSMGFDGDDQLYGFAHHQLHTTWLGTSTGIRRRFAQPTGSVEINGKRGDASAWVGTSTKDFTDVASVKLLQDLSTRLDWARNRVELPAGRYETILPPSAVADLMIYLMWTMEGRAAEEGHSALSAPGGTRVGEKLSALPLTLSSDPAALGLEYAPFVVTGSSSEALSVFDNGMEAGRVDWVRDGTVNALAYPRAAAKEFGAEVTVPGDNLILDAGGSVSLDQIVAETERGLLLTTLWYIREVDPATLLLTGLTRDGVYLVENGKVTAAVNNFRFNESPLDLLRRVTQAGATERTLPREWKDWFTRTAMPPLRIPDFHMSSVSKAL; encoded by the coding sequence ATGATCGCACCGCAGCAACTCGTCGAGCAGGTCCTGGCCCGCGCCACCGTCGACGAGACGATCGTGATCGTCACCGACGCCAGCGAGGCCGCCCTGCGGTGGGCGGGCAACTCGATGACCACCAACGGCGTGTCCACCTCCCGCAGCTGGACCGTGATCTCGATCGTCCGGGCCGGCGAGGACGCGAAGGTCGGCATCGTCACATCGGCGAGTGTCGACGCCGCAGACATCGACGGCGTGGTGCGTTCGGCCGAAATCGCCGCCCGCGCAGCCACGCCCGCATCCGACGCGATGCCCCTGCTCACCGGTTCCGGCACCGACGAGCACTGGGAGACCCCGGCCGAGCGCACCGAGATCGGGGCGTTCGAGCAGCTGGCCCAGGATCTGAGCATGGGCTTCGACGGCGACGACCAGCTCTACGGTTTCGCCCATCACCAGCTGCACACCACCTGGCTGGGCACCTCCACCGGCATCCGGCGCCGATTCGCCCAGCCCACCGGGTCGGTCGAGATCAACGGGAAACGCGGCGACGCCAGCGCCTGGGTGGGTACCAGCACCAAGGACTTCACGGATGTGGCGAGCGTGAAGTTGCTGCAGGATCTGTCCACCCGCCTCGATTGGGCCCGCAACCGGGTGGAGTTGCCCGCGGGCCGCTACGAGACGATCCTGCCGCCCTCCGCGGTCGCGGACCTCATGATCTACCTCATGTGGACCATGGAGGGGCGGGCCGCGGAAGAGGGGCATTCCGCGCTGTCGGCGCCCGGCGGCACCCGGGTCGGCGAGAAGCTGAGCGCACTCCCTCTGACCCTCTCGTCCGATCCGGCCGCGCTCGGCCTGGAGTATGCGCCGTTCGTCGTCACCGGGTCGTCGTCCGAAGCCCTGTCCGTCTTCGACAACGGCATGGAGGCAGGGCGGGTCGACTGGGTGCGCGACGGCACCGTCAACGCCCTCGCGTACCCGCGGGCCGCGGCGAAGGAGTTCGGCGCGGAGGTGACCGTGCCCGGCGACAACCTGATCCTCGACGCGGGGGGTTCGGTGTCGCTGGACCAGATCGTGGCCGAGACCGAACGCGGTCTGCTGCTGACCACCCTCTGGTACATCCGGGAGGTCGACCCCGCCACACTGCTGCTCACCGGTTTGACGCGGGACGGCGTCTATCTCGTCGAGAACGGGAAGGTCACGGCTGCCGTCAACAACTTCCGGTTCAACGAGAGTCCTCTCGATCTGCTGCGCAGGGTCACCCAGGCCGGAGCCACCGAGCGGACTCTGCCGCGCGAGTGGAAGGACTGGTTCACCCGTACTGCGATGCCACCGCTTCGCATTCCGGATTTTCACATGTCGTCGGTCAGCAAGGCGCTCTGA
- a CDS encoding TldD/PmbA family protein, whose protein sequence is MTAPRQVDPEFLALPLRSLADAALTAARAAGASHADLRVHRLTSQSLRLRDGEVQSAVDTDELGFAVRVVVDGTWGFASHAELTPATAAATAEQAVAVARALRGLNREHVELAGEPVYTDVHWVSDYDVDPFEVPASDKISLLGEYSHRMLASDGVDHVTAGCLQVKEQTFYADLAGSSIVQQRVRLHPQLEATTVDQSAGVFETMRTLAPPVGRGWEYVAGDGVWDWTGELAEIPHLLAEKVKAPSVVAGPTDLVIDPTNLWLTIHESIGHATEYDRAIGYEAAYAGTSFATPDLLGTLRYGTPIMHVTADRTERHGLATVGYDDEGVATQSWDLVADGLLVGYQLDRAFAPRLGLDRSNGCSYADSPHHVPIQRMANVSLQPDPDTDRSTDDLISGVEDGIFVVGDKSWSIDMQRYNFQFTGQRFYRIRGGKLDGQLRDVAYQATTTDFWGSMDAVGGRSTWQLGGAFNCGKAQPGQVAAVSHGCPSALFRGVNVLNTRTEGGR, encoded by the coding sequence GTGACGGCTCCACGACAGGTTGATCCGGAATTCCTTGCCCTTCCTCTGCGTTCGCTGGCGGACGCGGCACTCACCGCGGCGCGGGCGGCCGGGGCGTCGCACGCGGACCTGCGCGTGCACCGCCTGACCAGCCAGTCGCTGCGACTGCGCGACGGCGAGGTGCAGTCGGCGGTCGACACCGACGAACTCGGCTTCGCGGTGCGCGTGGTCGTCGACGGCACCTGGGGTTTCGCCTCGCACGCCGAGCTGACGCCCGCGACGGCCGCCGCCACCGCGGAGCAGGCGGTGGCCGTCGCCCGTGCGCTGCGCGGACTCAACCGGGAACACGTCGAACTCGCCGGCGAACCGGTGTACACCGACGTCCACTGGGTGTCCGACTACGACGTCGATCCGTTCGAAGTTCCCGCCTCCGACAAGATCTCGCTGCTCGGCGAATACTCCCACAGGATGCTCGCGTCGGACGGCGTCGACCACGTCACCGCCGGCTGCCTGCAGGTGAAGGAGCAGACGTTCTACGCCGATCTCGCCGGATCGTCCATCGTGCAGCAGCGGGTGCGGCTGCATCCGCAACTCGAGGCCACCACCGTCGACCAGTCTGCCGGTGTGTTCGAGACGATGCGCACCCTCGCGCCCCCGGTCGGGCGCGGGTGGGAGTACGTCGCCGGTGACGGCGTGTGGGACTGGACCGGCGAACTCGCGGAGATCCCCCATCTGCTGGCCGAGAAGGTGAAGGCCCCGTCCGTGGTGGCCGGCCCCACGGATCTGGTGATCGACCCCACGAACCTGTGGTTGACGATCCACGAGTCCATCGGGCACGCCACCGAATACGACCGTGCCATCGGCTACGAGGCCGCCTATGCCGGGACGTCGTTCGCCACCCCCGACCTGCTGGGCACGCTCCGGTACGGGACCCCGATCATGCACGTCACCGCCGACCGGACCGAACGGCACGGGCTGGCGACCGTCGGCTACGACGACGAAGGCGTGGCAACGCAGTCCTGGGACCTGGTCGCCGACGGGCTCCTCGTCGGCTACCAACTCGACCGGGCGTTCGCGCCGCGACTCGGGCTGGACCGTTCGAACGGCTGCTCGTACGCCGACTCGCCGCACCACGTTCCGATCCAGCGGATGGCCAATGTGTCGCTGCAGCCCGATCCCGACACCGATCGCAGCACGGACGATCTGATCTCCGGTGTGGAAGACGGCATATTCGTGGTCGGCGACAAGTCCTGGTCGATCGACATGCAGCGCTACAACTTTCAGTTCACCGGTCAGCGGTTCTACCGCATCCGCGGCGGGAAACTCGACGGGCAACTCCGCGACGTCGCCTATCAGGCGACCACCACGGATTTCTGGGGTTCGATGGACGCTGTCGGCGGCCGGTCCACCTGGCAGCTCGGCGGCGCATTCAACTGCGGCAAGGCGCAACCCGGTCAGGTCGCGGCCGTCAGCCACGGCTGCCCGTCGGCGCTCTTCCGCGGCGTGAACGTACTGAACACCCGGACGGAAGGCGGCCGATGA
- a CDS encoding TSUP family transporter, protein MNVGDWALLLTAATAAGWVDAVVGGGGLILIPALFLVAPQLTPQAALATNKLTAFTGTSAAVVTFARRIPMNWRLLVPAGLLAAITSALGAATVSRIDKDVFIPLIMAVLVGVAVFVTIRPQLGTTLAKDPPTRRKVVAVVLLSAGLLGFYDGLFGPGTGTFLIISFATFLGTEFVRSAAMAKVINLGSNLGALVFFAVTGHVLWALGLSMAVCNVIGAVTGSRMALSRGAGFVRITLLMVVIAMVIRLGWQQFG, encoded by the coding sequence ATGAATGTGGGTGACTGGGCGCTTCTTCTCACCGCCGCGACAGCCGCCGGGTGGGTCGACGCCGTAGTCGGCGGCGGTGGGCTGATCCTCATTCCCGCGCTGTTCCTCGTCGCCCCGCAACTGACGCCGCAGGCGGCGCTGGCCACCAACAAACTCACCGCGTTCACCGGCACGTCCGCCGCCGTGGTCACGTTCGCGCGCCGCATTCCGATGAACTGGCGGTTGCTGGTTCCGGCCGGCCTGCTCGCGGCGATCACATCCGCGCTCGGCGCCGCGACGGTGTCGCGGATCGACAAGGACGTCTTCATCCCACTGATCATGGCGGTGCTCGTCGGTGTCGCCGTGTTCGTGACGATCCGGCCCCAGCTGGGAACCACGCTGGCGAAGGATCCGCCGACTCGGCGGAAGGTGGTCGCGGTCGTCCTGCTCTCCGCAGGCCTCCTCGGCTTCTACGACGGGCTGTTCGGGCCGGGCACCGGCACATTCCTCATCATCAGCTTCGCCACCTTCCTCGGTACCGAATTCGTCCGCAGCGCCGCGATGGCGAAGGTGATCAACCTCGGATCCAATCTGGGTGCGCTGGTGTTCTTCGCCGTCACCGGTCACGTGCTGTGGGCGCTCGGTCTGAGTATGGCGGTGTGCAACGTGATCGGCGCGGTCACCGGTTCGCGGATGGCCCTGAGCAGGGGCGCCGGTTTCGTCCGGATCACCCTGCTGATGGTGGTGATCGCCATGGTCATCCGGTTGGGTTGGCAGCAATTCGGCTGA
- a CDS encoding sensor histidine kinase: MRRFSLWLRGKPTVADSMLAAILFALEVFAFTAAGDRSPWVQLVLGFLLCLPIVWRRTYPRAAAGAILVVSITITFVSYSIDDLRAEHPGLLALAVGLYTLVAYVDRRAAALYAVGLVLDSALAIWLLEQGPLEAGLYSALIFALSWITAEFLGARRAYDEEVAARLAVADYDRDRRAEDAVAAERTRIARELHDVVAHAVSVMIVQADGASYALKNNPEIAKQALTNIASTGREALAELRRTVSLLRTEPATDDMPQHGTAGLARLVDMMRSAGLPVELELTGKLDDISPAVSLGVHRLVQESLTNVLRHAGERPRAKVRVRRRETDVLVEITDNGNSTGQFSLGSGNGLLGMRERVAVLHGTLEAGRQTDGSWRVTAELPLELEE, translated from the coding sequence ATGCGGAGGTTCAGTCTGTGGCTGCGAGGAAAGCCGACGGTTGCGGACTCGATGTTGGCGGCAATCCTGTTCGCCCTCGAGGTGTTCGCCTTCACCGCGGCCGGTGATCGCTCACCGTGGGTGCAACTCGTCCTTGGCTTCCTGTTGTGCCTGCCCATCGTGTGGCGCCGCACGTACCCGCGTGCCGCGGCCGGGGCGATTCTCGTGGTGTCGATCACGATCACCTTCGTCAGCTATTCGATCGACGACCTCCGGGCCGAGCATCCCGGACTGTTGGCCCTCGCGGTCGGGCTCTACACCCTCGTCGCCTACGTCGACCGGCGTGCGGCCGCCTTGTACGCGGTCGGTCTGGTGCTCGACTCCGCACTCGCCATCTGGCTGCTCGAGCAGGGGCCGCTCGAGGCCGGTCTGTATTCGGCGCTGATCTTCGCGCTGTCGTGGATCACGGCGGAGTTCCTCGGCGCCCGCCGGGCCTACGACGAGGAGGTGGCCGCACGGCTCGCCGTCGCCGACTACGACCGGGACCGGCGCGCCGAGGACGCGGTCGCGGCCGAGCGCACTCGGATCGCGCGAGAGCTGCACGACGTGGTCGCCCACGCCGTGAGCGTGATGATTGTGCAGGCCGACGGTGCGTCCTACGCGTTGAAGAACAACCCCGAGATCGCGAAGCAGGCGCTCACCAACATCGCGAGCACCGGACGGGAGGCACTGGCGGAACTGCGGCGCACCGTGTCGCTGCTGCGCACCGAACCTGCGACCGACGACATGCCCCAGCACGGGACGGCCGGTCTCGCCCGGCTGGTCGACATGATGCGGAGCGCGGGTCTGCCGGTGGAACTGGAGTTGACGGGGAAGCTGGACGACATCAGCCCCGCGGTCAGTCTGGGCGTCCACCGCCTGGTTCAGGAATCGCTGACCAATGTGCTGCGGCACGCCGGAGAGCGCCCGCGCGCGAAGGTGCGGGTCCGTCGCCGCGAGACGGATGTCCTCGTCGAAATCACCGACAACGGCAACTCCACCGGTCAGTTCTCGCTCGGGTCCGGCAACGGATTGCTGGGCATGCGCGAGCGGGTGGCCGTGCTGCACGGCACGCTCGAGGCGGGACGGCAGACCGACGGAAGCTGGCGGGTCACCGCCGAGTTGCCTCTCGAACTGGAGGAGTGA